In one window of Methanosarcina vacuolata Z-761 DNA:
- a CDS encoding HAD family hydrolase, giving the protein MSKRIAVVFDSAGTLLHMYRVAKEVSTGDILENIESTAIVAQKNGCGLVVLNAESDILLSSRKEMPLFEFIKEYRVSIGISCSKGLFTQEIACDIIRGTSPRMGDIHDVLEAVTSHCPNVFYLAAGLIVDSQARSVPYVLSTGGHVFSTTLQTVQALHSMKVDTYIASGDSLFALMQLAEFINIPQERVFAFSNTLMKEKVVLELKQKYDKVIMVGDGINDILAFRAADLGVMTTQQGDKRPKELREAADVVIDDIIKVVDVVKAL; this is encoded by the coding sequence ATGTCCAAAAGAATTGCAGTGGTCTTTGACAGTGCCGGAACCCTTCTACATATGTACAGGGTTGCAAAGGAAGTCAGTACCGGGGATATCCTTGAAAACATAGAGAGCACTGCTATTGTCGCGCAAAAGAATGGATGCGGGCTTGTCGTTCTGAACGCTGAAAGTGATATACTCCTGAGCTCAAGAAAAGAGATGCCTCTGTTTGAGTTTATAAAAGAGTACAGAGTTTCAATAGGTATAAGCTGTTCAAAAGGACTTTTTACTCAGGAGATTGCATGTGATATCATAAGGGGAACGTCCCCAAGAATGGGTGATATACATGATGTGCTGGAAGCAGTTACCTCCCACTGTCCAAATGTTTTTTATCTGGCAGCAGGCCTGATAGTTGACTCTCAAGCTAGAAGCGTGCCATATGTACTGAGTACAGGAGGGCATGTATTCAGTACCACGTTACAAACAGTTCAGGCTCTCCATTCCATGAAAGTAGATACGTACATAGCATCCGGAGATAGTTTATTTGCTCTCATGCAACTGGCTGAGTTCATAAACATTCCTCAGGAAAGAGTCTTTGCTTTTTCAAACACTCTGATGAAGGAAAAAGTAGTGCTTGAGCTAAAACAAAAATATGACAAAGTAATTATGGTAGGGGATGGGATTAACGACATACTGGCATTCAGAGCAGCAGATCTAGGAGTAATGACAACGCAGCAGGGCGACAAAAGGCCCAAAGAACTAAGAGAAGCAGCAGACGTGGTTATTGACGATATTATCAAAGTTGTAGATGTGGTAAAAGCGCTGTAA
- a CDS encoding presenilin family intramembrane aspartyl protease PSH has translation MSSIEQSIKDYLPIISMGGLILIVQVLALFLSTPMEVSGMQAFEDPTQVSNSIYYIIMILAFTLFVLLAIKKNMKWVISFTIYLAIISTIYYVVLALFVLIPSLSGFASIASVVLSIVITVLLYKYPEWYVVDIVGVCIAAGVSALIGISLSVVPVIVLLVLLAIYDAISVYKTKHMVDMAEGIMDLKLPIMFVIPKHLKYSFLKEDFKKGEKHEAFFMGLGDAVMPTLLVVSANVFMTNNFYPVLGAILGTLIGHAVLSIQVMKGNPQAGLPFLNSGVILGFLAGVLISGASIL, from the coding sequence TTGAGTTCCATCGAACAATCAATTAAAGATTATTTACCTATTATTTCCATGGGAGGACTAATTCTTATAGTGCAGGTTCTTGCACTTTTTTTGTCCACGCCAATGGAAGTTAGTGGAATGCAGGCTTTTGAGGACCCAACCCAGGTGTCCAATTCTATATATTATATTATAATGATCCTGGCTTTTACCCTGTTTGTCCTTCTGGCAATAAAGAAAAATATGAAGTGGGTAATCAGCTTCACTATTTATCTGGCCATAATAAGCACTATATATTACGTAGTCCTGGCTCTGTTTGTCCTCATTCCTTCTCTTTCAGGATTTGCGTCCATTGCCTCAGTTGTGCTATCCATCGTAATAACAGTGCTGCTCTATAAATATCCAGAATGGTATGTTGTTGACATTGTGGGAGTTTGTATTGCAGCCGGGGTCAGTGCCCTGATAGGAATTTCCCTCTCAGTTGTCCCAGTAATAGTGCTTCTGGTTCTTCTTGCAATATATGACGCTATCTCAGTGTACAAAACAAAGCATATGGTAGATATGGCCGAGGGGATAATGGATCTGAAACTTCCAATCATGTTTGTAATTCCAAAACACCTGAAATATTCTTTCTTAAAAGAAGACTTCAAAAAGGGAGAAAAGCATGAGGCGTTTTTCATGGGGCTCGGAGATGCGGTTATGCCTACCCTGCTGGTAGTCTCGGCAAACGTCTTCATGACAAATAATTTCTATCCGGTCCTTGGGGCCATACTGGGCACGCTTATAGGTCACGCCGTACTTTCCATCCAGGTAATGAAAGGGAACCCGCAGGCAGGCCTTCCCTTTTTGAATTCTGGAGTAATCCTGGGGTTCCTTGCTGGTGTCCTTATTTCAGGGGCCTCAATCCTGTGA
- the fen gene encoding flap endonuclease-1 gives MGTDIGDLLQKRKVELSDLTNQVVAIDAFNTLHQFLSIIRQRDGSPLVDSAGRVTSHLSGLLYRTASLVEAGVKPLFVFDGKPPDLKSETLDRRKEVRESSREKWENAKAVGDLESAYKYAQASSKVNQEIVEDSKYLLDIMGVPFVQAPSEGEAQAAHMVLKKDANCVASQDYDSFLFGAPIVVRNLAVTGKRKLPGKNVYVDVEPEKIELDETLEALEITREQLIDIAICVGTDYNKGLEKVGPKTALKLIKKHGDIYAVLREKKAEIDAVDQIRDIFLHPEVTDDYKIRWGKPDSEKLLEFLCESHDFSIDRVGKAAERLKAASGARQKTLDQWF, from the coding sequence ATGGGCACAGATATAGGCGACCTGCTCCAGAAAAGAAAAGTTGAGCTTTCGGATCTTACAAATCAGGTAGTTGCAATTGATGCGTTTAATACTCTACACCAGTTTTTGAGCATTATTCGCCAGCGGGATGGAAGTCCTCTGGTTGATTCTGCAGGGAGAGTGACCTCACATCTCTCAGGCCTGCTCTACCGGACAGCAAGCCTTGTAGAAGCCGGTGTCAAGCCTCTTTTTGTTTTTGACGGCAAACCTCCGGATCTCAAGTCCGAAACCCTGGACCGAAGAAAAGAAGTCAGGGAATCCTCCCGGGAAAAGTGGGAAAATGCAAAGGCTGTCGGGGATCTTGAATCGGCATATAAGTATGCTCAGGCTTCTTCGAAAGTAAACCAGGAAATTGTTGAAGACTCCAAATATCTCCTTGACATTATGGGAGTTCCCTTTGTTCAGGCACCCAGTGAGGGCGAAGCCCAGGCTGCACATATGGTCCTCAAAAAAGATGCAAACTGCGTTGCTTCTCAAGATTACGATTCATTTCTTTTCGGGGCTCCTATTGTTGTCCGGAATCTGGCCGTAACAGGAAAACGAAAGCTTCCGGGAAAAAACGTTTACGTTGACGTCGAACCCGAAAAAATCGAGCTGGATGAGACTCTCGAAGCCCTGGAAATTACAAGGGAACAGCTCATAGATATCGCTATCTGTGTGGGCACGGATTATAACAAAGGGCTGGAGAAAGTAGGCCCCAAAACAGCCCTTAAACTAATTAAAAAGCATGGGGACATTTATGCCGTACTCCGCGAAAAAAAGGCAGAAATTGATGCTGTAGACCAGATAAGAGATATCTTTCTCCACCCTGAAGTAACGGATGATTACAAGATAAGATGGGGAAAACCTGATTCTGAAAAACTTCTTGAATTTCTCTGCGAGAGCCATGATTTCTCAATTGATAGGGTGGGAAAAGCTGCAGAACGGCTTAAAGCTGCCTCAGGAGCCAGACAAAAAACTCTTGACCAGTGGTTTTAA
- a CDS encoding beta-ribofuranosylaminobenzene 5'-phosphate synthase: MIKITTPCRIHMTLIDMNAEIGRVDGGAGLTLSSPNIRITAEEADGVNIEGLQGFADRMKRAAESLLPEGKGIRINVQEVYPAHVGFGSGTQSSLAAAAAVNELYGLGKSVRELALAVKRGGTSGIGVTAFEKGGFIVDGGHRFKDKGGFMPSAASKVPPGPVLFREDFPQWDMVVAIPNDKGMYDQEEVETFKKFCPLPVEEVREISHVVLMQMMPAVIENDIVSFGAAVNHVQTVGFNKRESFIWPDFVKNIASFMRSRSYGAGVSSFGPVVYSFVDNKSDGRQLQAEVQKMLDDSVGGTVMLTRARNHGAEISRV, encoded by the coding sequence ATGATCAAAATAACCACTCCTTGCCGCATTCATATGACGCTTATTGATATGAATGCGGAGATCGGAAGAGTCGATGGAGGAGCAGGACTAACCCTTTCCTCTCCCAATATCAGAATTACGGCTGAAGAAGCCGATGGAGTCAATATAGAAGGTCTGCAGGGTTTTGCCGATCGAATGAAAAGAGCTGCAGAATCACTGCTTCCTGAGGGTAAAGGGATCAGGATCAACGTACAGGAAGTGTACCCAGCCCATGTAGGTTTCGGATCAGGGACCCAGTCTTCTCTGGCCGCGGCAGCAGCTGTTAATGAACTGTATGGGCTTGGGAAGAGCGTTAGAGAACTTGCACTTGCAGTAAAAAGAGGAGGAACTTCGGGTATCGGAGTAACTGCTTTTGAGAAAGGCGGGTTTATAGTTGACGGAGGACACCGATTCAAAGATAAAGGTGGTTTTATGCCGTCAGCTGCCAGCAAAGTACCGCCTGGTCCAGTGCTCTTCAGAGAGGATTTTCCTCAATGGGACATGGTGGTAGCAATTCCCAATGACAAGGGAATGTATGACCAGGAGGAAGTCGAGACCTTCAAGAAATTCTGCCCCCTCCCTGTAGAAGAAGTTAGAGAAATTTCCCATGTCGTGCTCATGCAGATGATGCCTGCCGTGATAGAAAATGATATAGTGAGTTTCGGGGCCGCAGTAAATCATGTCCAGACTGTCGGCTTTAACAAAAGGGAGAGCTTTATCTGGCCTGACTTTGTGAAAAATATTGCTTCTTTTATGCGCAGCCGGAGCTATGGAGCCGGGGTAAGTTCCTTTGGGCCTGTAGTATATTCTTTTGTAGACAACAAATCAGATGGCAGGCAGCTTCAAGCGGAAGTCCAGAAAATGCTTGACGACTCAGTTGGCGGGACTGTCATGCTTACCAGGGCAAGAAACCACGGAGCAGAAATATCCCGGGTTTGA